From the Streptomyces nigrescens genome, one window contains:
- a CDS encoding adenosine deaminase encodes MESVRARGEAAIRDLRRLPKAHLHLHFTGSMRSTTLLELADKYGVHLPEALRSGEPPQLRATDERGWFRFQRLYDIARSCLRSPEDIQRLVREAAEEDVLDGSRWLEIQVDPTSYAPRLGGLIPALEIILDAVRSASRDTGLGIRVLVAANRMKHPLDARTLARLAVRYADHGVIGFGLSNDERRGFARDFDRAFAIAREGGLLAAPHGGELSGPASVRDCLDDLHAGRVGHGVRAAEDPVLLRRLASRGVTCEVCPASNVALGVYEKPEDVPLRTLFDAGVPMALGADDPLLFGARLAAQYEIARSAHGFTDAELAELARQSVRGSRAPQDEQQGVLAEIDAWLAA; translated from the coding sequence ATGGAGAGCGTTCGTGCCCGCGGCGAAGCCGCAATCCGAGACCTGCGCCGATTGCCGAAGGCCCATCTGCACCTGCACTTCACCGGTTCGATGCGGTCCACGACCCTGCTGGAGCTCGCCGACAAGTACGGCGTCCACCTGCCGGAGGCGCTGCGGAGCGGTGAACCTCCCCAGCTGAGAGCCACCGACGAGCGCGGCTGGTTCCGTTTCCAGCGGCTGTACGACATCGCGCGGTCGTGTCTGCGGTCCCCCGAGGACATCCAGCGGCTGGTGCGCGAGGCCGCCGAGGAGGATGTCCTCGACGGGTCGCGCTGGCTGGAGATCCAGGTCGACCCGACCTCGTACGCTCCCCGGCTGGGCGGGCTGATCCCGGCCCTGGAGATCATCCTGGACGCGGTGCGCAGCGCCTCCCGGGACACCGGTCTCGGCATCCGCGTCCTGGTGGCCGCGAACCGTATGAAGCACCCCTTGGACGCCCGTACGCTGGCGCGTCTCGCGGTGCGCTACGCCGACCACGGCGTGATCGGCTTCGGGCTGTCCAACGACGAACGCCGGGGTTTCGCCCGGGACTTCGACCGCGCCTTCGCCATCGCCCGGGAGGGCGGTCTGCTGGCGGCGCCGCACGGCGGTGAGCTGTCGGGGCCGGCGAGCGTCCGGGACTGCCTGGACGATCTGCACGCCGGCCGGGTGGGGCACGGCGTACGGGCCGCTGAGGATCCCGTGCTGCTGCGCCGGCTGGCCTCGCGCGGGGTGACCTGCGAGGTGTGTCCCGCGTCGAATGTGGCGCTGGGCGTCTACGAGAAGCCGGAGGACGTACCGCTGCGGACGCTCTTCGACGCGGGCGTGCCGATGGCGCTGGGCGCGGACGACCCGCTGCTGTTCGGCGCGCGGCTGGCCGCGCAGTACGAGATCGCCCGTAGCGCGCACGGCTTCACCGACGCCGAACTGGCCGAACTGGCCCGGCAGTCGGTCCGCGGCTCACGCGCCCCGCAGGACGAGCAGCAGGGGGTGCTGGCGGAGATCGACGCCTGGCTGGCCGCGTAG
- the rplJ gene encoding 50S ribosomal protein L10 encodes MATSDKIAAVEEITEKLRGSNAAVVTSYTGLTVAQLKELRRSLGENAQYRVVKNTLTKIAAKEAGIQLDEHLKGSTAVAFVTGDPVTAAKGLRDFAKENPSLVIKGGVLEGKALSADEIKKLADLESREVLLAKLAGGMKASMAKAAATFQAPLTKFARTADALRSKVEQGGAGTPAPAEAAE; translated from the coding sequence ATGGCGACGTCTGACAAGATCGCAGCCGTTGAGGAGATCACTGAGAAGCTCCGTGGTTCCAACGCAGCTGTTGTGACTTCTTACACCGGACTGACTGTGGCACAGCTCAAGGAGCTGCGTCGTTCTCTCGGCGAGAACGCTCAGTACCGTGTGGTGAAGAACACGCTGACCAAGATCGCGGCCAAGGAGGCCGGGATTCAGCTGGACGAGCACCTCAAGGGCTCGACCGCTGTTGCCTTCGTGACCGGTGACCCGGTCACGGCGGCGAAGGGTCTTCGTGACTTCGCCAAGGAAAACCCCTCTCTCGTCATCAAGGGCGGTGTCCTTGAAGGCAAGGCGCTGTCCGCCGACGAGATCAAGAAGCTTGCGGACCTCGAGTCCCGTGAGGTTCTGCTCGCCAAGCTGGCGGGTGGCATGAAGGCGTCCATGGCCAAGGCCGCGGCGACCTTCCAGGCCCCGCTCACGAAGTTCGCCCGCACCGCGGACGCGCTTCGCAG
- the secE gene encoding preprotein translocase subunit SecE: MTDALGSIDMPERGRSEDETAESQKKPRRGGKRGKKGPFARLALFYRQVVAELRKVVWPTRSQLSTYTTVVIVFVVIIIGLVTVIDLGINRVVGYVFG; the protein is encoded by the coding sequence GTGACGGACGCCCTGGGCTCCATCGACATGCCTGAGCGCGGTCGTTCCGAGGACGAAACCGCGGAATCCCAGAAGAAGCCCCGTCGCGGCGGCAAGCGCGGCAAGAAGGGCCCCTTCGCACGGCTCGCGCTCTTCTACCGCCAGGTCGTGGCGGAGCTCCGCAAGGTCGTCTGGCCCACGCGCAGCCAGCTGTCGACGTACACCACCGTGGTGATCGTCTTCGTTGTCATCATCATCGGTCTCGTAACCGTGATTGACTTGGGAATCAACCGAGTCGTCGGGTACGTCTTCGGCTGA
- a CDS encoding pyridoxal phosphate-dependent aminotransferase — protein MSAATPPASSPADRRVSARVGAISESATLAVDAKAKALKAAGRPVIGFGAGEPDFPTPDYIVEAAIEACRNPKYHRYTPAGGLPELKTAIAAKTLRDSGYEIEAANVLVTNGGKQAIYEAFAAILDPGDEVIVPAPYWTTYPESIRLAGGVPVDVVADETTGYRVTVEQLEAARTDRTKVLLFVSPSNPTGAVYSREQVEAVGRWAAEHGLWVLTDEIYEHLVYGDAAFSSLPVVVPELRDKCIIVNGVAKTYAMTGWRVGWAIGPKDVIKAAANLQSHATSNVSNVAQAAAIAAVSGDLTAVEEMKIAFDRRRRTIVRMLNEIDGVLCPEPEGAFYAYPSVKELLGKEIRGKRPQTSVELAELILEEAEVAVVPGEAFGTPGYLRLSYALGDEDLVEGVSRIQKLLAEAK, from the coding sequence ATGAGCGCTGCCACTCCTCCCGCTTCGTCCCCCGCCGACCGCCGGGTCTCGGCCCGCGTCGGTGCGATCTCCGAGTCCGCGACCCTCGCCGTCGACGCCAAGGCGAAGGCCCTCAAGGCCGCCGGACGCCCGGTGATCGGCTTCGGTGCCGGTGAGCCCGACTTCCCCACGCCCGACTACATCGTCGAGGCGGCGATCGAGGCCTGCCGCAACCCGAAGTACCACCGCTACACCCCGGCCGGCGGCCTCCCCGAGCTGAAGACCGCGATCGCCGCGAAGACGCTGCGCGACTCCGGCTACGAGATCGAGGCGGCGAACGTCCTGGTGACGAACGGCGGCAAGCAGGCGATCTACGAGGCCTTCGCAGCGATCCTCGACCCGGGCGACGAGGTCATCGTCCCGGCGCCGTACTGGACCACCTACCCCGAGTCGATCCGTCTGGCCGGCGGTGTGCCGGTCGATGTCGTCGCGGACGAGACCACGGGCTACCGCGTGACCGTGGAGCAGCTGGAGGCGGCCCGTACGGACCGCACCAAGGTGCTGCTGTTCGTCTCGCCGTCGAACCCGACCGGCGCGGTCTACAGCCGCGAGCAGGTCGAGGCCGTGGGCCGCTGGGCCGCCGAGCACGGCCTGTGGGTGCTGACCGACGAGATCTACGAGCACCTGGTCTACGGCGACGCCGCGTTCTCGTCGCTGCCGGTGGTCGTGCCCGAGCTGCGCGACAAGTGCATCATCGTCAACGGCGTGGCGAAGACGTACGCGATGACCGGCTGGCGGGTGGGCTGGGCGATCGGCCCCAAGGACGTCATCAAGGCCGCCGCGAACCTCCAGTCGCACGCCACGTCCAACGTCTCCAACGTCGCGCAGGCCGCGGCCATCGCGGCGGTCTCCGGCGATCTGACGGCCGTCGAGGAGATGAAGATCGCCTTCGACCGGCGCCGCAGGACCATCGTGCGGATGCTCAACGAGATCGACGGGGTGCTGTGCCCGGAGCCGGAGGGCGCGTTCTACGCGTACCCGTCGGTCAAGGAGCTCCTGGGCAAGGAGATCCGCGGCAAGCGCCCGCAGACCAGCGTCGAGCTGGCCGAGCTGATCCTGGAGGAGGCGGAGGTCGCCGTCGTCCCGGGCGAGGCCTTCGGCACCCCCGGCTACCTGCGGCTTTCATACGCGCTGGGCGACGAGGACCTGGTCGAGGGCGTGTCGCGGATCCAGAAGCTGCTGGCGGAGGCCAAGTGA
- the rplA gene encoding 50S ribosomal protein L1, with product MKRSKTLRNADAKIDRERLYAPLEAVRLAKDTASVKFDATVEVAMRLGVDPRKADQMVRGTVNLPHGTGKTARVLVFATGDRAAAAEAAGADIVGSDELIDEVSKGRLDFDAVVATPDLMGKVGRLGRVLGPRGLMPNPKTGTVTPDVAKAVTDIKGGKIEFRVDKHANLHFIIGKVSFDETKLVENYAAALEEISRLKPSAAKGRYIKKATITTTMGPGIPLDANRTRNLLVEDEAV from the coding sequence GTGAAGCGCAGCAAGACTCTTCGCAACGCGGACGCGAAGATCGACCGGGAGCGTCTGTACGCCCCCCTCGAGGCCGTCCGTCTCGCCAAGGACACCGCGTCCGTCAAGTTCGACGCGACCGTCGAGGTCGCCATGCGTCTGGGTGTCGACCCGCGCAAGGCGGACCAGATGGTCCGTGGCACCGTGAACCTCCCGCACGGCACCGGTAAGACCGCCCGGGTCCTGGTCTTCGCGACCGGTGACCGTGCTGCGGCCGCGGAAGCCGCCGGCGCCGACATCGTCGGCTCGGACGAACTGATCGACGAGGTCTCCAAGGGCCGTCTGGACTTCGACGCCGTCGTCGCCACCCCGGACCTCATGGGCAAGGTCGGCCGCCTCGGCCGCGTGCTCGGTCCGCGTGGTCTGATGCCGAACCCGAAGACCGGCACGGTCACCCCGGATGTCGCCAAGGCTGTCACCGACATCAAGGGCGGCAAGATCGAGTTCCGCGTGGACAAGCACGCGAACCTCCACTTCATCATCGGCAAGGTCTCCTTCGACGAGACCAAGCTGGTGGAGAACTACGCCGCGGCGCTCGAGGAGATCTCCCGCCTCAAGCCGTCCGCCGCCAAGGGCCGCTACATCAAGAAGGCCACCATCACCACCACGATGGGCCCTGGCATCCCGCTGGACGCCAACCGCACCCGCAACCTCCTCGTCGAGGACGAGGCCGTCTGA
- the nusG gene encoding transcription termination/antitermination protein NusG, with protein MSDPNLNDAADSAETAAADVDAAASAEVQGDDTELEIVQAADEVDELDAEEAAAGEPAEAAAVHVEDEDEVVGEEAAEEEEPVDPVAALRDELRGLPGEWYVIHTYAGYENRVKTNLEQRAVSLNVEDYIFQAEVPQEEVAQIKNGERKTIRQNKLPGYVLVRMDLTNESWGVVRNTPGVTGFVGNAYDPYPLTLDEIVKMLAPEAEEKAAKEAAAAEGKPAPSRKVEVQVLDFEVGDSVTVTDGPFATLQATINEINADSKKVKGLVEIFGRETPVELSFDQIQKN; from the coding sequence GTGTCTGACCCGAACCTGAACGACGCCGCCGACTCCGCCGAGACGGCAGCGGCCGACGTGGACGCGGCTGCCTCGGCCGAGGTCCAGGGCGACGACACCGAACTCGAGATCGTCCAGGCCGCCGACGAGGTCGACGAGCTGGACGCCGAGGAAGCCGCCGCCGGTGAGCCCGCCGAGGCCGCCGCGGTGCACGTCGAGGACGAGGACGAGGTCGTCGGTGAGGAAGCCGCCGAGGAAGAGGAGCCGGTCGACCCGGTGGCCGCCCTCCGCGACGAACTCCGCGGCCTCCCCGGTGAGTGGTACGTCATCCACACCTACGCGGGTTACGAGAACCGCGTGAAGACCAACCTCGAGCAGCGTGCCGTTTCGCTGAACGTCGAGGACTACATCTTCCAGGCCGAGGTGCCGCAGGAAGAGGTCGCCCAGATCAAGAACGGCGAGCGCAAGACCATCCGCCAGAACAAGCTCCCGGGCTACGTGCTGGTGCGCATGGACCTGACGAACGAGTCCTGGGGCGTCGTCCGCAACACCCCGGGTGTCACGGGCTTCGTCGGCAACGCCTACGACCCCTACCCGCTGACGCTGGACGAGATCGTCAAGATGCTCGCCCCGGAGGCCGAGGAGAAGGCCGCCAAGGAGGCCGCCGCGGCCGAGGGCAAGCCGGCGCCGTCCCGCAAGGTCGAGGTCCAGGTGCTGGACTTCGAGGTGGGCGACTCCGTCACCGTCACCGACGGCCCGTTCGCGACGCTGCAGGCCACGATCAACGAGATCAACGCCGACTCGAAGAAGGTCAAGGGCCTCGTCGAGATCTTCGGCCGCGAGACCCCGGTCGAGCTCAGCTTCGACCAGATCCAGAAGAACTAG
- a CDS encoding MaoC family dehydratase, translating to MTAKISYDDVEVGMELPAQTFPVSRATLVQYAGASGDFNPIHWNEKFAKEVGLPDVIAHGMFTMAEAIRVVTDWAGDPGAVAEYGVRFTKPVVVPNDETGALIEVSAKVAAKLDDDDRTVRVDLTAMSAGQKVLGMSRAVVRLA from the coding sequence ATGACCGCGAAGATTTCCTATGACGACGTCGAGGTCGGCATGGAACTCCCGGCGCAGACCTTCCCCGTGAGCCGCGCCACACTCGTCCAGTACGCGGGCGCCTCCGGTGACTTCAATCCGATCCACTGGAACGAGAAGTTCGCCAAGGAGGTCGGGCTGCCGGACGTCATCGCCCACGGCATGTTCACGATGGCCGAGGCGATCCGGGTGGTCACCGACTGGGCCGGTGACCCGGGCGCGGTCGCCGAATACGGGGTGCGCTTCACCAAGCCCGTCGTCGTCCCCAACGACGAGACCGGCGCGCTGATCGAGGTCAGCGCCAAGGTCGCCGCCAAGCTGGACGACGACGACCGTACGGTCCGCGTCGACCTCACCGCGATGAGCGCCGGCCAGAAGGTGCTGGGCATGTCCCGCGCCGTGGTCCGCCTGGCCTGA
- the rplK gene encoding 50S ribosomal protein L11 codes for MPPKKKKVTGLIKLQIQAGAANPAPPVGPALGQHGVNIMEFCKAYNAATESQRGMVVPVEITVYEDRSFTFITKTPPAAKLILKAAGVEKGSGEPHKTKVAKITRDQVRDIATTKMPDLNANDLDAAEKIIAGTARSMGITVEG; via the coding sequence ATGCCTCCCAAGAAGAAGAAGGTCACGGGGCTTATCAAGCTCCAGATCCAGGCCGGTGCCGCAAACCCGGCTCCGCCGGTCGGCCCCGCGCTGGGTCAGCACGGCGTCAACATCATGGAGTTCTGCAAGGCCTACAACGCCGCGACCGAGTCGCAGCGTGGCATGGTCGTGCCGGTGGAGATCACGGTCTACGAAGACCGTTCCTTCACCTTCATCACCAAGACCCCGCCGGCCGCGAAGCTCATCCTGAAGGCCGCGGGCGTGGAGAAGGGCTCCGGCGAGCCGCACAAGACCAAGGTCGCGAAGATCACGCGTGACCAGGTCCGTGACATCGCCACCACCAAGATGCCCGACCTGAACGCCAACGACCTGGACGCCGCCGAGAAGATCATCGCCGGCACCGCCCGTTCCATGGGCATCACGGTCGAGGGCTGA
- a CDS encoding UDP-N-acetylmuramate dehydrogenase, translated as MQELHDAPLAPLTTFRLGGPATRLVTATTDDEVIAAVRAADDAGTPLLIIGGGSNLVIGDKGFDGTALRIATRGFALDGTTLTLAAGENWSDAVARTVEAGLAGVECLAGIPGSAGATPIQNVGAYGQEVSATITEVVAYDRRLGETVTIPNEECGFSYRHSRFKEHPDRFVVLRVRFALEDAGGLSAPLKYPETARALGVEAGDRVPAAVARETVLALRAGKGMVLDPEDHDTWSAGSFFTNPILTEAEYAVFLRRVQDRLGPDVAPPAFPAGDGLLKTSAAWLIDRAGFTKGYGSGPARISTKHTLALTNRGAATTEDLLALAREVRDGVHAAFGVTLVNEPVTVGVSL; from the coding sequence GTGCAGGAACTCCACGACGCCCCCCTCGCCCCGCTGACCACCTTCCGCCTCGGCGGCCCGGCCACCCGCCTCGTCACGGCCACCACCGACGACGAGGTGATCGCGGCCGTCCGCGCGGCCGACGACGCCGGGACCCCGCTGCTGATCATCGGCGGCGGCAGCAATCTCGTCATCGGCGACAAGGGCTTCGACGGCACGGCCCTGCGCATCGCCACCCGTGGCTTCGCGCTCGACGGCACGACCCTCACCCTCGCCGCGGGCGAGAACTGGTCCGACGCGGTCGCCCGCACGGTCGAGGCGGGACTGGCCGGTGTCGAGTGCCTGGCCGGCATCCCCGGCTCCGCGGGCGCCACCCCGATCCAGAACGTGGGCGCGTACGGCCAGGAGGTCTCCGCCACGATCACCGAGGTCGTCGCCTACGACCGCCGCCTGGGCGAGACCGTCACGATCCCCAACGAGGAGTGCGGCTTCTCGTACCGCCACAGCCGCTTCAAGGAGCACCCCGACCGGTTCGTGGTGCTGCGGGTGCGCTTCGCCCTGGAGGACGCCGGAGGCCTCTCCGCGCCCCTGAAGTACCCCGAGACCGCCCGCGCCCTCGGCGTCGAGGCCGGGGACCGGGTGCCGGCCGCCGTCGCCAGGGAGACCGTGCTGGCCCTGCGCGCCGGCAAGGGCATGGTGCTGGACCCCGAGGACCACGACACCTGGTCGGCGGGCTCGTTCTTCACCAACCCGATCCTCACCGAGGCCGAGTACGCCGTCTTCCTCCGCCGCGTCCAGGACCGTCTCGGCCCCGACGTCGCCCCGCCCGCGTTCCCGGCGGGCGACGGCCTGCTGAAGACCTCCGCGGCCTGGCTCATCGACCGGGCCGGCTTCACCAAGGGCTACGGCAGCGGCCCCGCCCGCATCTCCACCAAGCACACCCTCGCGCTCACCAACCGCGGCGCGGCCACCACCGAGGACCTGCTCGCCCTGGCCCGCGAGGTCCGCGACGGCGTGCACGCGGCCTTCGGCGTCACGCTCGTCAACGAACCGGTCACGGTCGGCGTCAGCCTCTAG